In Synchiropus splendidus isolate RoL2022-P1 chromosome 15, RoL_Sspl_1.0, whole genome shotgun sequence, the genomic stretch ggCCAAAAGGTCATGAAACTGAGAGCTCAACTCAGAGCTCAACTCAGAGCTCGTCTCGTCTTGTCTGAGCAGCAGTCAAAGAACTGTTCCTGACTTTTGCTTCTTGGAGTTGGTTCTTCTGCTGGCTGTTGGCACGGTGGCATcatgtgttttctctgtgttgCCTCTCAGGGGAGGTACAGGAGACCCCTGGAGATGCTCCTCAACCTTCATGATAAACACTGGTGCAGCTCAGTGCGTCATAACAACAACTTCCTGTGTGAGTTTATGGCTCTTCTTGTTGCTATGGTAACCTAGCAACAAGCGTCTGTGTCGTTGGTGGGCGGAGCTTGGCCATGAGGAATTCACACACTCGAGTCTTCAACAGAGATGTTTTATTTCCAATACTGCACTACAGCTGGGTAACACACAGGAAGAGGTGGGAGGAACCGGAGCATGCACCAGGGCGACAGCAACACACATCGCTCCTCCACATTAAAGGTGCACAGTTTTGGCATGAAGCACAAAAGAACAAGACTACTTCAGGACTCAAAAATCAAAAGTTAATAGCTGCTAGTTTTTCTTCTCTGGATGCACCATTCTTCATCAGGCAGTGTTGGATGGCAACAAAGCGAATCGTCTATTCTTATGAAAAACCCAGCCTGTTTTTCCTGCAGTCGTGTGGCACCGTGATCGGGTTCAGGGTTTCTCCGCAGGAAAGCGTGTCAGGCCCGAGCCTCTGACACGACATGCACAGCACAGCAACACGCACGAGAGCCCAGCGCCGGTGTCAGAAGTCTCTTCGAATCTACACCACGACCACATATGTTACTGGATAGACATCTGAGGTGGGAACATCAAAACCTGTAAGACAGTTAGCAACACAATCTGGCACAACTAAAGCTGTAAGGGGTTTAGTCTCAGAAACATCCGATAGGATTGTAAACGTTACCTACAAAAACGGAACATTGAGCTGAGAAATGTTTAGCACAACCTGTTTTGGCAAGAACCTGAAGCTCCTGTTGGACGGACCTGAAGGGAAACTTGGGGAACGACAGCTAAGAATCCGTTCAAAACATGCACCAGATACCGCTGGAACGCTACAAAGATGGACGTGTAAATACGGCGCTAGAAAAAGTGCAACGGGAGCTTGAAACGTAAGGCCCTCTGGTCTCTTCGCTCGCTTGTGCTCGTCGGTATTTTGGCAGGAACGTACCAGCTGGTGATGACTTTGTAAAAATAGATGTAAACACTTTTCCAGTTCTCGCATCAAGAGAGGAACTCAAAAAACGTCTCTTACACGAAATGACGACAGTCAGGAAGGAAATCGACGGAAACGTTTCTTTAGTTCGGAAAGTCCTCGCGGGAGAGCTTCACATGGGTTTGTGGATCTTCTTCTCGTAGGTTCCTTTGTGCTTGTATCCGGAGACGTAACCTGACGTGTCGACCAGGTCGACTCGGCCGGCCTTCCCCTTGCCGCGGCCGCTGTCGTCGAAGCGCTCCTTGTGCGAGCCTGTGAACTTGGTGGTGTCGGTCAGGCGGCTGACGGTGGGGGACGCCACCGCTCTCTGACGGAGCAAGCAAATTCACGTGTTAGAAGACGGCGAGGAACGACGGCGGGCACGTACCGTAACGCCAGCGATTATGGGCGACTTCCCCTCGATCAGCTTGAAGACCTCGGCCTCGGCGTCTTCTCCGCTCTTCTCCTTGTACTTCTTCCGGGCCAGCTCTCCCAGGGCGGCCTTGAACTCCTCATACGTGATGGTGCGGCAGGATTTCTTCCTAAACCGTGAAGACAGGTGTCAGGTCTCCACCTgtcccgcctcctcctcacgcTTACTGCAGATCACCGtctcatcagcaaacatcagggGTCAAATATTCTTTCATCCAATATTGATATGAAAGCACGCCCCCCGGTGTTACAATAGCGCATGTGACTACGCACCGCGTCCAAAGGTTTCATCATCTGCTGTCCACCTCAGCCCTCTTTCTGATGAGTCACGAGGAGTTGTGGACCGGACCCAACTGTCACTCTCCCCCGCAAAATCCGGTGTTGCTTGTTTGCCACCGGCTATTTCTCGGCAGCgtagcaacacaaacacaaacggcATGTCTCCGCGGCGACGAGGCACCTAAACAAGGCGTGCGTCTCATGGCAACAGGTCACAGTAAACATCTGTTTAGGGGCTTCTCATAAACTAGACTCTGTTCTTCCAAAGAAAACTGAGTCAGTTTCTTCAAACTTCAGACTCCTGGGTCCTGGTGAGCGCAGTGTGTTCTTCAGCTCCCAATCTCAACAGCTCTTTATATGTCAGCACACGGCCATCAGACCTGCAGCGGAGTTGTCCATCAGGCCCTGCTGACCATCCGCTCCACTGTTTCGTTCACCACCTGCTGTCGGCAGGAAGCGGACGAGCCAGCGGAGAGCGGCTCAGGCGCTCACTCCGGAGCTTCTGACCATGTAAGGacctccatgatgcaacggTGACACACTTGATCGTTTGTCAAGTTGGTCAGACGCAGCGCCTCAGTGCGATGGCCATCAGGTCCAACTCATGTTCAAACATGCTTCTCCTTTGTGGCGGCGATATTTAGGTCAAAGCTTGTTTTTAATAGACCATGAGCCAGAGATGAGACTCACCACACTGGCCTGTCTTCGGCTCATCCGTGAGGAGGCGAGCAGCAGCTCCCTCCTCCGAGAAAGCATCTATCTCTGTCCTGTCTGACACAACAACGCAATGTCACTTGTCTAGAGTTGCGATGGAAACGAAGCAGGGGACGGAAAAGGCAGAggagaagtttgttttttggaTCGGAAATTGTTAGCCTCGCGGTGACACCCGCCGCTCGAGCGTCACCACGAGAGCGGTGTTCTCCAGCCAGTCGTCAGGCGGGTGCAAGCGCAGACTTACTTGACTTTGCTGAAGACGATGTCCACGTCAGTCAGGGTGATGTTCTTGCCGTCAATCACGCCGCAGTCCTTGCAGAGTTTGGACCAGTTCTTTCCGTGCATCTCCTTGCCGGTGGCCCGCGTGTCTCCGTGGATGGCGAAGCGGCGAAAGGACTCCTCCAGAGCCGTGAGCTCCACCGGTGTGGACGAGCCCGCGCCGCCGTTGCTGGTCCCGTTGGACTCGGTGGAGAGGCGCTTGGATGCCCGGTCCCTGGACTGCTCAGCGTGAGGCCGCATCTGGGCCGCCGTCATGTTGGGATGCTTGGCCGTCTGCACCTTGAAGTCCTCCACCGtgtctctgagagagagagagagtcatgaACCATGTGACCCCTCTGCTCTTCCAGAAATATTTTCCACAGATGGAATCTTTGTTTTGAAGCAGTCCCGCGTGACGCAGCGCTTCAGTCGAAGACTCGGCTTGTGAAAACACTCAGGTGTGTCTGTCGGACTCCTGCATCAGAACAGCGGATGGAAGGCTTATCCACTTACTTGCTGTCGGCCATGTTGGTGCCAGAATCTGCGGTGCAACTCTTGGATTCACGGTTCCGCTGCAGGTTTGGTGCTGTGAAGGAGAATCCAGGTGAATGGAACGAAACACTGGCCTTTGATTTTGAGGTACGTTTGGGCCTCTAcacctcagctgctgcccccacgaccccaCTTCATCAAAGCAGAAACGGATGACTATTCAAGCTGATATTACAGTGGTagctcggttctccaccacaatccgttccagacggccgttcgagaaggaaattgtttgaaatctcaatcaatttttcccatcacaattAATGGACAAAGAAATCATGTGTtctaagccttaaaatagtgactgtcgagtgtctgctgcaggtgcgctgttcgttaggacatcaaaccctggagtgcgcgctccactacggtccagtgcggagacagggaaggttttacacctcaatgtgaagaagaaacagtcagtaaatgtagctaacgggacacgtctgcatacagaggctgcgttatacacagtaacaaagcgcgtcgtggctcagcgttcgagttctgggttTTCATTctaaaatcagaagcaaaaaaaatctccaaatttttgtttgaactccgatttgttccaattccgggacgtttgaaaacctcAGAACTGTCAGGACATTTCATCCGCTTCTCGTGTTTTCCTTTAGAGCTGCAGTAGTATCTGGGAGACATATTAGAGCTTGTGTACTTTGCAATGAATAAGATAcctttacaagtaacatccgacttacgatctGCTCGACCCAAGTCCACCCATATTTAGGACCACGGACagcacattttttgtttcattcaatgTCAGGCACTGCAGCGCGTAGCAGGcaggcatcgcgtacgacagttacagcagcagagcgtcccagcatctcactctcacacagccatctaccactactgtagcacctataaccttcgcgtcggctgttttgaatggcattccacttacgtccagtCCGACTTAgtaccggttggtcagaaccgatcccagtcgtaagtcataTGTTACTTGCATATGACATTTTGAAGCACATGacaaatttaaaataatattaagaGAAGTAGTAGATGAATCCTATCAACTTCATGACATGGCAACCCAAAATAGTTTGGAAGCGTCTGTATTTCTCCTCACATAAAGGACCACACACGTTCGTGAATCTAATGTAGTAGTTATCAGGCATCGCCCACTTGGCGTTTTTACCTCTCAGCCCTTTTCTGTAAGCGTTCAGCAGGACTCTGTTGGATTCAGTCTTCAGCTCCcaacaaacagcagcaccaGTGACAGCGGTCATCAAAGGTGTTGGTTCTGGCACGTCCCTCGGATGAGCTCATCCAGCCATAGATCCCTCTGCGCTCACCTGACTGCAGTTCCCATCACACATGCAACACAACACACCCGGGGCGAGTCCCTCCCCTTTCACAGTGACGACCAGCAAAGAGGGTTTGTTGGCGCCTCCAGTCACGGACGAGTGCGGAGGACACTTGAATAGGTGGCAGTGCACTTGGCGTGTCTGTGTTCCATGCCACAGAAGTCACGTCTTTCTCCAGTGTCATGAACAGTGGGCCACTATTGTAAGTGGCCTCTCTGTCTGACCTCTGGACGCGAGGGGACGTCGCAGGGCGACACTATTGAGGGGCGAGCTCGCAGTCATGTGTCAACAGGAGCAGAGACGGAGGAGCGAGGTGAGAGTTACTGTCCCACACACAGCTGCCAGGAACATCTGGGATCAAGAGACCACCTTCTGGGGGAGTGTCACCACACAGAACCTGGAGTCGCTCCAACCGTCGCCTGACTCCACACCCAGGGGAACCCATCGAATCCTAAACAAAACATGAGCAGACCTTTCTCTGGGAGCCTCTTTGTGCCGACTGACTGTTGAGAGAGAGCGAAGATGACGACCACATCTGTCATGAGGGTAGAAGCATCTGTACGTGCAGCTACGCAGAGAGGAGACGATGAGTTCATCTGTTCCATCACTGCCCTCATGCTGGACACAAAGCGAAGGCTGCTCCTTCTTTCATCCAGGCTGAAAAGCTGGAGATGAATCTGTGCATGCTGCCGTACACTCACCCTCTGGCTGGCCACAGATGAGTGCTCCGGCTCGAGGTTGACCCACTTTACAGCAAGTGCTCGCAGCCACAAGACCACGTCAGCCACACGCTTTCTCTGGGAGGAGGATCCCAACGTGTGGGTTTCTTCTGCCGAGGgtggtgcgtgcgtgtgtgtcatcCCGACAAGCGTAGACCAGCAACATCCCTGTCTGCACACACACCCTGGGAACAGCCCCACTTCACCTGATCTACACACCAGCAagaggatgacatcatcacgctGAGGTCACCGGCCTTCGCCCTCCCTCAACCCTGCAAGTGTGAATGCAAGCGGCCAGCAACTCGGAGAGGTAAAACAAGCTTAAGTTAAAGTGGTTGGCTGCATCTGAAGGCCAAATAGAGTTAGAAGGCAGAGGTGACAAGAAGGCAACCCGCAACAGTAAATTCACCCTGAGAAGAGGCAACACTTGCTATGGTTCCAAGGCCTCCAGTGGAATGTTCATCTGTGCTTCAAATGGATTTACTAATCAAAGTCAGTCATGTGACGTCCATATTCACTTGTGTGAAGACTATGTTCTGGAAGGACATGTGACCTCAGTGCTGGATCAGGCCTGAACACCATCTGACCTCAGCCCCATCTGTCCGTGACACCGCATCTCTTCTGGCTTCCATGCAAAGCACTGTGATCCTGGATGAGGGTGATGTGTGTGGCCAAAGGCTGTTGGAGCGGAGCAGCCAAATCTGGGACAGATGCAGCGACTGCGTGCTCCGTACCGAAGTCCACCCACCCGAAAACAAAACGTGCCTTGTTTATCTGCGTTTGTTGACTAGCAACATGGACGTGGAGTCCAATTCCAGGAGCCTCTGACCtgagctgctcctcttcctggACCTCAGGCTCATGGAGTGGAGCGCATCACCTGCAGCTTGTGTGTGACGTCACGCGCTCTTCTGGCCGCAGATGCAACCTGCAGGTGTCACTCGCTCATACAGAGAAGCATCGCTGTGATCACCGTCTCCCCATCATCATCCGACCTCCGGATGCTAAGAAACGAGGACAGTTACATAACCGCCTGAATTCAGCGTCTCCCCAGTCTTTGGCCAAATTAGCTGTCCGGGACCAATGGTGGTGCGCATGCGCCGCCAAGCGCTCCGAAGataaacagagaagaagaagaagaagaagaagagcgccTGTTTATGTTCGTGGACAAGTCGAGATGTGTTACATAAAACCCGCAACAGCATCCGGCGCGGCTTCACCGTGTCCAGACGCGAACATGGAGAATACGTGAAACGCCTAGTGCACGGAAACGCAAGAGTGACGTCACACACGCAGGAGAAGTGTGGCCCTCACCTGTGCTCGTGCTCCTCCTGAGGTGGCTCAGCACACCATTCTGCTCCGCGCTGCGTCCTCGCTCCCCGCCAACTGAGCCGAGGCGTCGCTCCCCGCGATGCTGAAGAGAAAGCAAGCCGCTGATTGGCTGCTTCCGCTGTGATGGCTCACTCGTAAACAAACGCCTCCCCGCTCGGTCTGACCCGGAGAACACGCAGCCCAAGCGGACCTCTTCCGTCGGAGGAGCTTTGCTTTCTGGTGAGGAAAAAGCGTCCGATATCAATGCGACTATTCTCGAGTCCCAGCGTTACGCAACCCGTGCACTTGCACTGGATGGAGATGATGTAACCTGCTGCACCGGAAGCTGCACGCGCTGCTCTCACGGAATCATTCCCAGACCTGTGGCTCTTCACCCCCCTCTGGTTGTTgcatttgtttaaatgttttcatgacgtttttttttaaatattagacTTTACGTTTCAAAAtgaacaccttcaccttcaccttcaaaatgaacaaaagtttacatttttattttgaattgaattgtaTGGTTATAAATGTTGAATGTTGTTTGCACGTTGAAGTTTGAATAATGCTTTAGTTTTAGATGACAGTAGGATAGTTTGGTTAATGATAATACAGAGATGTTCAGTGTGTTACTGGAAGCCTATTTTAAAAGGGAAAAAGTGAATAAATTGAAGTGACATCGTGGAACTACATCAAGGTAAGGGTCACAGGTTGATTTTGGCACCTTATTTAAGAGAATGTTATTGTAGGTGTAGGTCATGGCATCACTCCCCCATACGGGGGCAGCACTTGATGGGTTTGGGTGAATAACCCGCCGGTCCGTGTTCTGTGTATTGGGAAGGTGAGacgtctatatatatatatatatatatatatatatatatatatatatatatatagagagagagagagagagagagagggagagagagagagagaagagagagagggagagagagagagaggagagagagagagagagagagagaggagagagagagagagagagagagagagagagggagaggagagagagagaagagagagagggagagagcgagaagagagagaggagaggggggagagagagaaagagatggagagaggagagagggagagagaaggagagagagagagagagagagaaagagggaggagagagggacgGGGAGAGAGAAAGCGTCTAATGGTCATTTATCTTGAGCTTAGACGTGCCCTCTGATAGACGTCTAagtgaaaacatcaacaaactTTGACTTTCAGACCTGTGGTATGGTACACCGATTTTAGCCTAGACGTCTATTCGACGTCTTGTAGTCCGAACACTGTCCTAACTTGCGAGACATCGATGGGCcgtcagcgttttttttttttttttcacgaaaCGTCCACAAAGAAACCACTAGATGTTTGGTTTATTTTGGAAGAAACTTGACTAGAATTCCACCGAG encodes the following:
- the LOC128746770 gene encoding tubulin polymerization-promoting protein isoform X2 produces the protein MSLRSRKRSSSAPNLQRNRESKSCTADSGTNMADSKDTVEDFKVQTAKHPNMTAAQMRPHAEQSRDRASKRLSTESNGTSNGGAGSSTPVELTALEESFRRFAIHGDTRATGKEMHGKNWSKLCKDCGVIDGKNITLTDVDIVFSKVKKKSCRTITYEEFKAALGELARKKYKEKSGEDAEAEVFKLIEGKSPIIAGVTRAVASPTVSRLTDTTKFTGSHKERFDDSGRGKGKAGRVDLVDTSGYVSGYKHKGTYEKKIHKPM
- the LOC128746770 gene encoding tubulin polymerization-promoting protein isoform X1, which produces MTAVTGAAVCWELKTESNRVLLNAYRKGLRAPNLQRNRESKSCTADSGTNMADSKDTVEDFKVQTAKHPNMTAAQMRPHAEQSRDRASKRLSTESNGTSNGGAGSSTPVELTALEESFRRFAIHGDTRATGKEMHGKNWSKLCKDCGVIDGKNITLTDVDIVFSKVKKKSCRTITYEEFKAALGELARKKYKEKSGEDAEAEVFKLIEGKSPIIAGVTRAVASPTVSRLTDTTKFTGSHKERFDDSGRGKGKAGRVDLVDTSGYVSGYKHKGTYEKKIHKPM